TGTGAACTTACTCCACAGACTCAAAGTTCTTGACATCCTGTCTCTTCAGGccctctgctgcttcttccGCCGAAAGAACAGGTTCTTTGGGAAAGGGGCTGCCGGTGACCATAAGTTGTTTGGCCACATCACAGCACTCACCAGGGATCTAGAGGGATGTAAAGATACGAACAGTAGCAGAAATTAATTTATCGTGTTACATGTAGGAGAGGTTGAAACTTGAAACAAGCTTTCGGAGTCTTCGGAAGTAGTGTTTTGTTGAACTAGCTGACAGCAGAGGGAGCAGGGAGAGTGATGAAATCTGCTTTTTTATGAGTATGATAGTAAGAGGAAATGTGTTCAAGTAAAACTTTTACTAAATCTGTGATCAGGAATCATATTCAGAGCACTTATTCTGATGGTGAGTCTATGTGTTATAACAGTGACAGCTACAGTCTGGTTATTACATTGTCACAGagctaaaaatgtataaaaactaTTCTATTCAATCATTTTTAGGACCAGTTTGTCCGTCTCAGATTAATTTGAAGAGTTTGAGGAAGTACTGTAAGAAGGAAGTTCTGTAAAAATATTCCTACTTATCAGTACAGTATTCCTACAGTACTGATAAGTGTCATTCTGATGTTAGAGTAGCAATAAGCAAGTTGAATTGGGATTCAGTACTAAAGCTTCAaataatatatgttttttactgttttcatggTTTAATATCTAATTTGGAAAGTAACAagtaaaagcagaaataatAACCTTTGATATAAATTTACACAAAGCTAACCTCCGGTTTCAAGATATTTTGATTACTGATCTTCATCTGTTAAAGCTAGACACAGCGCCTTTGATTCTATGATCCATTTGTAAAGGGGTTATTCTTACAGAGAAGTCGATGCCGATGGTCTCGTACTGGCGGTGAATTTTGTCTGCAAGGTCATCGAAGAGCCGCACAATGGAGGGCTTCTCCAGGGACATGGCTGAGCTGAGGCCAGAGCGCACAATAGCGGGCCACGTCAGAGCAATGCACTCCCAGTCGTGCAAATTGGCCAGGCACACTCCGTTGTGATTCCCCAGAAGACAGTACAAGGCACCCTAAAGAAGTAGAGAGAGATAGCATGTGGAgaaattttaaatttaacttcCAAAATATGGAAACTCTATAACATGACGTGTCAGAGAGGACTGTCATACTTTGAACTGCTGCTGCGTGACACTGCTGTTCTCTGGGTTGAGGAACTGTAGGACGTGGGGGATCAGATCTCTGCAGCAGAAATTGTAGGTTCCCAGTGCAGTGAACAGTACATTTTGAGCTCTGCTGCGCACCTGGAAGGTAATGAAAAGCCTCAGTTAAGGTATTATTGATTTCATGAGCATTACAAGCTCAAATAAAATGTCCTATTGATTTATTATGTGTAATGGATAATCTGTGAttatatgataaaaaaagaatgaaaagtaAGCTGAAAAATAATTATAGTCGACACACTGACGATGCTTTGCTAAGATGCAGACGATGGATTGCTGTGAGACTCACTTGGCTGTAGGTGCTTGTAGAGAGCCTCAGCAGATCTCTCATCAGCTCCTGGTGAATGCTCCTGTACTGACAGCCTTCCACTGTCAGCTTGCGAAGCTGAAAAACCACAAAGTTTCAAAGTTATAAATGGTATAATTAAATGACACCCGCAAAACTAATTTCTCTATTAACGACCTACCTCGTGCTGGAGCATGACTCTGTCTATTAGCAGAGCTCTGATGTGCTGTTTTCTGCCATGAAGCTGCAAATACAATGACAAGGCATTATACACTTTGAATTGCTTTTTAAACATAAGATGTAACTTAAAGTAAGCTTTGAGGGaatgtacatgaattttaaattttttcccaggataaaagacaacaaacaaataataaaagtacAATTAAATGTCAGATTTCTCACTCTGTTTTCCATCGATTTCTTCACAAGGTTGAAGCTCTTCCAACGGGAGTCAAACTCATGTTTGTGAGAACCTTTGAAGTGCAACAGGTCACTGATGATCTGAAAGAtatcacagacaaaaaaaaatattgattagtgttGGGCAATAGGATCCATACAGCAGCTGTGTAGAGACTTGGGAAGCGATTCAAGATGGAAAATGTGAGCCAAATAAATTCAGTGCTCCACTGTCGCTTTTCAAAAGAGATCATGTGGGTGTATGTTTTGTAATCCAGTGGTATACAGTGATTCTGCAGTAGACACACAGGAGTGGAGCTCTCTGTATTGCCCCCCAACCCCTTGCAAATATATCAGGAAATGCTGGTTGAAGGGTGACAAGAGGTTTTGCTCTTTAGTCCGAATCCTGATATTGGCATATTATTCAACACAAACTAGTGTTAAGACTCACAAGTATACAGCCTATTATGGTACTGTTTGCCTACCTTGATGATAGAGAACAGAGACTTGGTGTCGTCCTCAGAGTGCTCCAGAATGTAATCTGAAAGAAGGGGGCACAGGAACTCAGATGACTTGTCGGATAAGCTGAATGTGACTGGGAATTGGCTGTAGAATAAAGAGAGATCACAAGCCTGAGACAGAGAATAACTGAGTGAACACTTACGCAGCAGCTGTCTCATCACACTACAGATAGCATCTCTGTAATTCTCTCTGGACTCATCTGCAGGtgaaaagaacaaagaagaTTATACACTGCAACAAACccaacattttacagactgtgAGCAGAACTTTCATCATCTAACAGGTCTTAAACCGAAGTGATGTACGTACCATACGCCGTTCCCGTGTAGAGGGTGGTCTCATCGAGATTCACCATACTCTGAACCCTGATAAAAAAGCAGGTTCAAAGCCAACTTCATTACTTAGAATTGGAAGTAGAGTatgtaacacattttaaacttgATACTTGATCTTTATAGTAATAAAAATACTACTCAAAACATCTGCCCTGTATTGAGTCCATCATAGAGTTCTTTATAATACACTATGATAAATATGAGTATTCAACAGGGTCTCCTCTAGACTGACTATCATTTGTTAAGTCAACAGtgtctttttctggttttcctGGTCAGGAAAGAGATGAGAATGTAAATACAACTGCTCACAGTTCAGGGATGGGCTCTCCTTTCAGTGGAGGCATCAGACCCCCAGCTCCTAGGAGGCAGTGCTGAACGATGGTCAGGCTCTGTAGGACATCATCTCTGAAAAACACATATatgatataaatgtaaatgcattataGAGCCAAATTGAATTGCTGGACCGACTCCGGTCTATAGCTAGCGACTTCAAGGGAATTCAGAATCTAATTTCTGTGCACTCAGTTTTGTTCTTCCTTACCTGCTCATGTCCTGTTCTCCCTGTGCAAATCTCTGAAGGCGCTGAAGTTCAGGCTGGAGGATCAGGTCCAGTAAGTAAAAAGCAAAGGAGGTCTCCTCAACGCTAGGCACATGCCACCGGATATCCAAGTTCCAAAGGTCCCCAGGCCGACCCCAGTCctgcaataacaacaacaacaataacaacaaacacagtttaaacTTTTATATATTAGTTCAGTAAAAATGTCAGTCAGGCTACAGTTACGCCAACTGATAAAATTGAAccaatttgtttttcacagctTGTATATTCACTATCAACGTGTAAACAGGGAAAATAGATATGGAATTTGAGATTTCATATCTTATCTGATCTGGGTCACATTCATATATAGAAATATGTCAAACAGAAATTGGGCATCTGCCAATGCAACTAATCTAAACACAGATCAGAATAGTGACCACAGCTTGCAAATTTGAGAGTCAGTGCATGTTTCCTCAATGGTAATAGAGGAGAAATCACAGGCATTCCCAGCGCTCGGAGGGGTAAAGGTGCTTGGAGTGTCTGAACTATtcacaatgttttgtttatttcattgttatAGTATTTCGGGTGAATAATATCATTCACCCAACAACTGACACTCCTATTTAAATCTTAACTGGCCAAAGGTAAAGGTATGAGGTGACTGACTAACTTGTTGAACTGAAGTTCTTACATGGCTGAACATACCATGCCACTGCATTAAAGACTAAACAATATATGATATGAATATCAGTTACTTTTTGTACAATtattgttctttgttttgtttttcttttctttgttgtggTGGGTTTTGTTTACTTCTTGTCACGTTTCCTCACTCTacctgtgtctgtgtttactgTCACTTTGCAACAAAAGAGGaggatttaaataaataaataaaatgaggtCTTGTACCTCTgtgttattgttaaaaaaaagaaaaaaagaaaaaatggatTTAATTAGATACTGCCTCAACACATAACACTAGTACAATAATCCAGGCCTACACTACTCCTGGCAACTGTGATTAACAGAAAGCGACACATTTCAGTTCTCCTGCCAGGTAATCTACTAGGCATGCCTCTACTGAGGAAGATACTTAATGGGATCAAAGTACAGACTGTCTTCACTGAAAAACTATCTAAAGAGAGGATCAGACAATTAATCAAAACAGATCACACTGAGCGCCACAAGAGGTTGTCTGACTTATCTGGTTTAAAGGACAAATGTCTATTATTGCAAGTGTTTCTAAAACACTATTTCTCACTGAGTCATATGCTTCAAGTGCAAACTTTTTGAGTGTATATGCTCCTAAGAGACATGAATACAAGAATACAGTGCTTTATGAGCTtctgagattttattttaatcaatgATCATTCAATTACCTTAATGGGTATGTAGTCACTTATCTGTTGGTGGAAGCCTCCTGGCACACTGCAGTACTCTGTGGGGTAGATGAGGACAGAGGAGCGGAGGATGTGGTGCAGCAGGTTGCAAGCCAGAGTGTAGCCCTGCTTACACTTGAGGTGGAGGGTCAACTGCAAAATCTGGACCAGGTCAGAGCGGTAGGGCAGGATCTTATCGCCATCCACTCGAGTAACCTGAGGTGCATACGGCAATAAGAGACAAATATGGTGACgtataaaattataaattagGAGCTGTTGGTAAAAATGGAAAGTTAGGGGTGAAATTAGTTAATCATGAGTGTGCTAAGTCACCTCAGATAGTAGCTGGAGATTCCACATCAACTCCTTGTCAAGCTCCTCCTCATTCAACACTTCCtcatctgtttaaaaaaaaaaaagtgtgcatcAGGCAAGTGACAAAGACCTTATTTGAAAACCACCTCTTATGGAAACTGTTATTCCTGTTCGCTGGTACTTACTGACAACAATTTGGTTTATCTGATTGCAGCAGTGTGGCACAAACATCTTGAGCGACTCTGCAGGGTGACACTGAAAACAGAAGCACGGCAAGGGATAAGGAAAGTAAGAAGTAAGCTACAAGACATTGATACTTTGGACCTACATCGAAGGTTTACGAGTGCACAAGAATCACCTTGGAAGCAGCTCTGCACATGTCAGCCACCATTCTCCCAGCCACACGTGTCTCGAAGATGTTGGTGGTTGCAAAGTTGAACACCTTTTCCAGAGCCACCTGTTTTAAAGCAATGTGACAAACGTGTCCATATATTAActtgaaataatgaaaactgtgaaatgaGAGAAGTGTGAAAAAGACTGGGTCCTGACCTTAAAGATGTCCAATGAGCACTGTGTGAGGATGGTGCTGAAGGTGGAAGACAGGCCGAGCTCTACCAGACTCTCCAGATGAGTCATTTTTTCCGTTTCTGTTTCCTCACGAGTTTGTTCCAGAGTGCTGCTGTCTATCAGGGCAAAGCATCTGCGGAGAAGTGTTTGATTTCTTGAGCAACAAGTCATACTGATGTGTGTTGCtgcatttatgttttctttatacGAGAGATCAATATATTaaggaagttttttttccaagtttgtCATGTTAACTCACAGTGACTGATgccagataaataaaaaaaacagaatgtgaaCATAAAACTTTGATACAAACATAGATGTTCACATTGAAATAATATGATGTGAATCTTGATTTAGACATTACTGACATGTTCTTCATCCAAACTCTTCCACATACCTGTCCATGAACTGAAGCACAAAGTCTTCAAACTCAGCTGAAGCTGAACACATCTCTCTTTCCACCTAAAAAGccatataaaaaatatgaagttgCTATCGGCAAGCATCATTTAACACCTTGCACTTATTTGTGAAAAATGAGGTGAGAAAAATAATAGTGATTCACCTCTGTCAAGTCAGTTCTTTCATGTAGGGCAGACGAACAGTCCACCAAAGGCACAAGAGTCACAAATGTAGCAATAAACTGGAATGTGATCTGTGGGGACAGGAATGATAATTACATTAGATTCGAAGAGGTTTAACAACAACAGAGGCACTGAATAAACGCTGCACGAAGCACCCACCATGCACTTGCTGAAGTCGTTTGGGTCGACGCCTGGCAGAGCCCTCATGAGCAGGGGGAGCATGTGAGTAGGGCCCTCAGGAAAGCGCTGCCCACCTGACACTAGGCTCCGTGCCACACCAATCATGCAGCTCAGAGTGGCTGTCAGCTGGTGGGGCTCCGTGAGAGTCTCCAGAGCAGGGTATGTTCTATGGTAGAAGCAGAAAACAATGAGCCCTTTGTTCATTTCAAAGTGTGGCCTTGTCTCTTATCTAAAACGGACAACTAGCAACAGTGTGCCAGATTCATAAGAAGCAGAACTTGGGTCAAATGCATCATTGAAATTCTGTAGTTTGGTGCAAACTTACTTCTCCAGCACGGGGGGAATGACCAACTCAGGCCTCATTAGAGCTAGGTTTTGCAGGGCCTGGGCAGCATCGAGACTGCCAGTTTTGCTGAACATGGCCAGCAGAACTGGCTGCATCATGCTCTCTACAAAGTCTGTGATATCATCCTCTGTGAGCTTGTGACTGTCTGGTATGGGTGTTAGCCACGTGGGCTTTCTGTAGCGCTCTCGGTGCAGCCGTCGGACGACACTGGCCGGGAGACGTTGGAGGAGCTTCATGAGCTTCATCTGAACatgaggacagagagacagaaaaaaagacagctaCATGACAAAGTAGTGACACACAAGTGGACAGTGTGCCTCCATGTAGTCAGGACAAATGGAGAGTGTAGAGGGTGTTTCATGGAGCATCTGGAGACACAGAGGACATGAGAGACATGCAAAACACAGACCAATACACAGCCTACTTGTTTTATATGGAAGAGCAAATCATGGGATCAATATCAGCTGGGTTTCATCAGTGGATGACTCTTTTTGTTACACACTGACATGGAATTTATAATTTCCACTTTTCTTCCTGTTCCAGTAATCAATGATGATATATCCTGATCTGACTTCAGTAGCTTCAGCTAAATGGATCAACAATCTCACATGTTTCCAAGCAACAGCCTAgaatacacacaaactcatcccCTTGCCAAAAATaaaggtttgtgtgtgaggaCACTTTGCTGCCTGTGGCTCTTCAAAATCTAATGGAGGGGGGTTCCTCAAAACAGAAAGGCATGTGGGCCTGCTCCAAGTGACCTTTAATAGCATTGCAGCCATCTCACTCACATGTTCCCTCGTTATTTCTGAACTACATACTGAAGTAAACCCAAGCAGCCGATGGGAAGCTTCCTAGAAAAATGATGACGAATGATTTCTCCCCCTGACACCGTTGCTGCCGTGTGCCGTTAAGCCGTGTTAACATGATGCTGGAATTATAGTTGGAACAAGCTGGACGAGTGACATGTTTAAACTCACTGGGAGCAGTCTAAACAGCATGACTCATGATTTCTGTAGATTGTTTATGATTCTTTTCTTGTCACATTTATCACACCCTCAGTATGACAAACATTCAAGATTGTTTTACAGCgaaatttaaaatgtcaactgtaaAACATACTGTCATATTTTGATCACTAAAAGTTGGTCGACTGGTAAAAAAGTGACTCACCAGCCAGCGGCCATGGTTTGATGGGTGGAAGAAGGATGTAATACTGTTGAAAAGGCCACTGAGCTGTGCTTGAGCTTGTTTGCTGGGTCCTCCCTGAAATTGACAGAGCATGGGTCACTAAGACAACATTTTCAACACTAAATGTAGCTGCAATTAAAGCAGCGTTTATGAACGATGAACTAACCAGAAGCGATGAGATCCAAAGCACCACATGGCTGATGTCGTAGGCGTTGGTGACATACCGTGGTACCATCATTGGACTGGTCCCCACAGGGAGATTTAAACTCCTCAAAATTCTTGTGAAaatctgaaatgtgaaaaaaagaaaatgttaaggCCTAATAATCTTTGCCTTATGACTTGTATACTTATGTTGATGTGGAGTTATTTGTTGTAAAATGTATCATAACCTTGTGATTTTTAACTGGGCTTAACAGGTGAGaagtatgtttatgtttatacatATTGGTGTTGTCACATATGGATGGATCAAAATAGTCACTCAgttgacacacaaacatgatgcAAGTCACTTCCCGTCAGCGACTGAGAACAAGATCAACAAGGAAACTTGATAGTTTGTTTCTCTGACAGGCAGCATGTCCATGAAATACACACCATGAGCCAAAATCCCAAAGGTCAGGCCACACATGAAAGCATGTGCCACAaaccttaaaaacaaacaaaaacaaaactgtgtaGTGGGTGGTGGAAAGGGGTTATTCAGAAAAAGAGGGCGACAAACCTTCGGGATATAGGGGTCCCAGTCAATGTAGCCGATGTTGTCGTTGGCCAAACGAGCGAAGAGGTTGACCAGGTGCTAAAAAGATACGGGATGGCATGTTACACAAGGAAAACACGCATACTGTCGActacacattcattttttttgacaaattcaTCTACTCACCACTTCCCAGCTCGGAAGATTCTGCACAGACACCCACAAGTTGATCAACTCATCGAACCACAACCTGCCAGACAATCAAATGGTTACAAAGGGAAAAGACAGCGCTGCTAAGTTCATGTGACATTTAACAGTAAAGCATTACAGGAAATTTCATGAAATGAAAGTAGGTTTGGGGGCAGGGAAAGACTGGGACAGGCAGGACTTAAAGGGGGACTCAACATACCCTGACTTAGGACTGtgcaatatgacaatatattGTGTGACGACAGAAAAACGTCtcgtttcatattatgctctatcatttatttcattgtgttgcAAATCACACtgtttacagaaatatttttcatcatttggagtTTATCCATCTTTTGTGCAGATTACaataataaattactcttcttaGCTTTTTACTCGAGAAGAAGTAGAGACTatgtttattatgttatttatgtgcacttgtttcatttcagttcagtgtgagagtctctactgcgttttgttgtcatttatggTTGGGCTactttcctctgctctctgtgtgtgctgcacacagaAACTACTCATAGAATTTACAGAAATTGTGcaatatcatgatatatatCTTTATCGGGATATGAGATTTCCTGTATCAGGTCATATTGCACAGCCCTCTCTATTAAGTGTGCCTCTATGATAAATGTCACTTTCTTTAAGAGTCCTTAACGATGCAAACTCCTCTCATATATGCTCCTCACTAATTTTGGCTCCTTTAATATGCAGCCTGCCGAATACAAGTTTGTACTCTTTGCCTACAGAACCACCTACGTTCTCCAAAGCATGCAAGGTGTTGCAAACATAGTAATTTAGAAATTCATTTCCATGCAAACTCCTCAGTATTGTCATCATGATCCAAGATTAATCTTTAACTTATTTCTGCAATGTTGGATACAGTGGCTGTGAAGAGATGCATCTGATCAACATTCTGCAACCTTGTTAAGACGTTAggtaaaaagtgacatttaaaggaTGCTCTGACAGTATCAAGGGGTCTTATGTTTGCCAAGAAATCACTCAACACATCTTTACACCACTGCGTAATGGTTTGGGGAGAATGGAAAACCAGATgatgtggttaaaaaaaaagcaggaaaaatactattaaaaaaatcagccaCAAGAATCAATCATGGAAATGTGTACTAATTCAATTGGGTACAATTTCTTACTTGAATCCCTTTTGGTGCAGTTCTGGGGGTAGAGTCGTGGGTAGAAACAGTTCAAAGtagctgattgctctttgcaTGGTGACGTCAAAGGGACAGAATAGCGGCCTCCACTCATCCAGCATCTCCTGAGTAGCAGATTCTGAAAAATATCTGTATGAGCAGAGAATCACaattagcttttttttgtaaaatgacaTTTGCTGAGAGGAACGTTATTAATATCATTCACCAGCTTATGAATGGGTATATATGGACACTTGAAGCATCTCAAGCAGCAGAGCAGCTTAGAGAGCACTGCAAAGATGGACAAGCCTATTAGGTCACTTACAATTCTCATCCTTACACAACTCGGGAGCATCAGATGCTGGTCACTGACAACCAGACATCACTGTCAGACTCCGAGGAGAAAAACCCAAGCTACACGCATATAAATACTTATATCTATACATATCTTCAGAGCAATAATATAACTGCAAATAATCAAATCCTCATTTTGggtctgtatctgtgtttttattatgttcATATTACAGACTGGAGACtggaaaaacacatcaatcagCAGCTACTGAAATTTCAATGTTGGAGCGCAATGTTCCACAGAGGAGAGATTATAGTCATACACCTGGCACATTTTAGCTGTTAGGGTAAATCCTGTGGTTCCACTGGGCTCATAGTCCAACAGGGGGATTGTCATGGTTCATTATGTGCTTGTGTAAACCCAGCAGGTTATTTCAGGTCACCTAGTCTCCTCTTGGATACTACAGTCACTGGAGGCGTTCAAAAAACTGTTACTTCAAATTGAGTCTACTTCCTTCTGCTGATCCACGGTGTCTCAAGCTGACGACAAATCACTCTCCCTTCTCAAAGTAACCGGAAACTCTCACACAAGACAGAATTAGATGAGATAATAGGATTATCTGCCTAAGAGTAAACTGAGGGACGCGTCCTAGAGCTCGCCCGAGATATCTGCATGCGCACAACTAAAATGAACACATTCAGGGAACTGCTGGTGACAGCAAAGCTTTGGAATAATGAAGAAAAACGCTGGTCTTCTTCAGCCACTACGACATCCACGATATCCACAACATTCAAAAGCAGGGAGCTCAAATGTTAAAAGATAGGACATTCACTCAGCCCTACAAAACTAAACTGCAGAAACTACAATTTTTGTCAAAATTAAGTTATGGATGAAATtgaacttttctgtttttcaagtctgttttatcTCGTGACAAATTGTCTAAGTTCAGTCTTGTTCTTTGTCAAAGAAATCATGACGTAAAAATTGCATTAACTACAAAATCAAACCAAAGCCAAGGCAAACTGCAGTAAGTGCAGTTACTGTGCTCTGCGACAGACATCCAATTTGTTAATGAATGAGGCTTCAGTGCCTGTAAATCCTGTATTCTAGCTAATTTCAGGACAATCCAAAGAAGGGAATCTTTGTGTTCTCCACTGGTTTCTCATCAGTGTATTGTCAGCTAACCTGATCGTAGTATATAGCAATAGCTTAGTTATCACTGCGATAGCGCCTGCTAACTAAACATTAGGGTTGTAGTCTCCTGGttgatatgctctcgtccgaccaaattctcattggtcgaataattgctgtgttactttcataaggagaaaagtgctacatcagtagccttccaggattaatctaTTATTTCCTGCAGCTGGAGGGACacactaacaaattacctgtgaaaacgggggtgtattcaaaacacgCGAGTctacctctgtgttgttgcctgggaatAGGGCATTGCGTAGTATGTTTGCATAGCAGGTGGGAGAGAGTGAGCGGCAGGAAAGTGAcagtggatgcgagcggagcagaggaaaaggttagcggtaagttgtcagtctggcagtaaatgtacagtacagactccagtgtgtcagttaataaatgctaaaaagtcacgtctgttgtttccctaTGTGCTGGtaaagtaaagggggttagctccacagttagcaacaatgggttagcctaacctgacgacgctaaacagaggaatagagaacagagaaatgtgtggcggctgagttcactgtgcactctgtcctgTTACATCCAACAgaaccccctcccccccccgactaatcgattagttgaagattatgtacaaATCAATCGACcaacattttctttggttgactacagccctactaaACAGGACAACAGAGTACATCAACATTAGTCTACAGACTGACagcccctcctccttctctctctctctcgtatATTTAATGGGTTACAGGAAGCACATAACACAACCTTAATCAGGTGTTACCTCACACACTATGTAGCTAAGTCATAATTTATATAACTTCAACTTGTTATCTACACAGCAAGCCTTACAGCACTTTCAAAGTTTATTAACCTAGATTTGATTGATATCATTTATCTCTATTAAGACAGGAACCTGATTATATTCCATAAGAGCATATATCTAATTCTAAAATAAGTATATAtaaattttacaattaaaataaatacatcaagcCATCTTAATAGgttaaaccaaaacacaaaacaatacaattttTCTTAATAACTGATCTATTTCAACCTTttaatacacaataaaacaattaaatacagatataatGTAACAAGAAATCAAATTACATTTAGATTTTCTCAGGAAGAAGACACTAAGATTGTAATTACTGCATTTTGCCTTTACATTACCTCTATATCTGTTTAGGGTAATACAAAGGCAGAGTACAGTATCTGCATTTTTGGGGTCATAGGTCAAACAATTTGTCATGGGTTTTAGCCatgaaaatgacttaaaaagCACATATTTAATAAGCACATCATCACTTTTCTACCCATAATACAATTGGCTGGACAGTCAAACAACTTGGAAGCCATTTTTCTCAGTTCCATTGTTAGCATAGTTACTGCGGTTTGTAGGGCAACACAGACAGATCAATGATTATTAAAGGTGTACTTACGGTCTGCAGCTTTTCACAAGggttttcaacacattttccacagagctggaataaaagaaaaagagaaaaaaaatgtcactaaTGTATCCAAACGAGCACTGAAACGCTAATGTTAGAGTAACAGTTAAACAATCTTCACACCAATGCAATTTGAATTTGactgcatgcacacagaaaCTTCTTTACACACCTGACTGGTGTACAGTAAAAGAGAGAACTTTAAGGGCTGGTGTATAGGGAGGAGATCTTAATAAAATGGCATTAACAGACTACAATcacttcattaaaaataaacagtcaGTTT
This genomic stretch from Thunnus albacares chromosome 14, fThuAlb1.1, whole genome shotgun sequence harbors:
- the psme4a gene encoding proteasome activator complex subunit 4A isoform X1 translates to MKKAQSDTLGFVPQKDIVYNKLLPYADRLDEESNDILSKIKGNLGRAVQLREIWPGVLFWTRKLSTYMRLYGRKFSKEDHVLFIKLLYELVTIPRLEISMMQGLARLLINLLKKRELLSREDLELPWRPLYELHDRILFSKTEHLGLNWFPNSPRPRSSSKLIMLKLVQRCSVENVLKTLVKSCRPYFSESATQEMLDEWRPLFCPFDVTMQRAISYFELFLPTTLPPELHQKGFKLWFDELINLWVSVQNLPSWEVHLVNLFARLANDNIGYIDWDPYIPKIFTRILRSLNLPVGTSPMMVPRYVTNAYDISHVVLWISSLLGGPSKQAQAQLSGLFNSITSFFHPSNHGRWLMKLMKLLQRLPASVVRRLHRERYRKPTWLTPIPDSHKLTEDDITDFVESMMQPVLLAMFSKTGSLDAAQALQNLALMRPELVIPPVLEKTYPALETLTEPHQLTATLSCMIGVARSLVSGGQRFPEGPTHMLPLLMRALPGVDPNDFSKCMITFQFIATFVTLVPLVDCSSALHERTDLTEVEREMCSASAEFEDFVLQFMDRCFALIDSSTLEQTREETETEKMTHLESLVELGLSSTFSTILTQCSLDIFKVALEKVFNFATTNIFETRVAGRMVADMCRAASKCHPAESLKMFVPHCCNQINQIVVNEEVLNEEELDKELMWNLQLLSEVTRVDGDKILPYRSDLVQILQLTLHLKCKQGYTLACNLLHHILRSSVLIYPTEYCSVPGGFHQQISDYIPIKDWGRPGDLWNLDIRWHVPSVEETSFAFYLLDLILQPELQRLQRFAQGEQDMSRDDVLQSLTIVQHCLLGAGGLMPPLKGEPIPELVQSMVNLDETTLYTGTAYDESRENYRDAICSVMRQLLHYILEHSEDDTKSLFSIIKIISDLLHFKGSHKHEFDSRWKSFNLVKKSMENRLHGRKQHIRALLIDRVMLQHELRKLTVEGCQYRSIHQELMRDLLRLSTSTYSQVRSRAQNVLFTALGTYNFCCRDLIPHVLQFLNPENSSVTQQQFKGALYCLLGNHNGVCLANLHDWECIALTWPAIVRSGLSSAMSLEKPSIVRLFDDLADKIHRQYETIGIDFSIPGECCDVAKQLMVTGSPFPKEPVLSAEEAAEGLKRQDVKNFESVEKYKQLIGDLLDRLSNRNMPWKFEQISIGFLSLLLRDDHQLPPPAVLFFVKSLNHDSLYVRKVAISAVAGIMKQIKRPHKKVPVSPSELCGVKEPSGIVAGDRPDNQWLQYNSSNLPRTQQDWDRCVFVEKTHWGYYCWPRKLMMYAPLEEQPKQNLTREEMTEREQIIFDHFSDPVFINQFIEYLSLEDRKGKDKFSPRRFCLFKGLFRNFGDAFLPLLQPHMERLVADSHESKQRCVAEIISGLIRGCKHWSYTKVESLWVLLCPLLRTALSNITVETYADWGTCIATACESRDPRKLHWLFEMLMESPVNGEGGSFVDACRLYVLQGGLAQQEWRVPELLHRLLQYLEPKLTQVYKNVRERIGSVLTYIFMIDVNLPYTQPTTSPRISDFTERILLQLKPLTEGDEEIQNHVVEENEVGEQDERTQAIKLLKTVLKWLIASAGRSFSTPVPEQLRLLPLLFKIAPVENDDSYDELKRDAKTCLSLMSQGLLYSEQIPMVLSALQEIAGSSSWHARYTVLTYLQIMVFYNLFTFMSDQKAVNDVRTLVIKLLEDEQLEVREMAATTLSGFLQCNFLSMDAPMQAHFEALCKTCLPKKRKRELGSIVDTIPSADLVRRHAGVLGLSACILSSPYDVPTWMPQLLMDLSAHLNDTQPIEMTVKKTLSNFRRTHHDNWQQHKQQFTDDQLLVLTDLLVSPCYYA